Proteins from a single region of Sphingomonas sp.:
- a CDS encoding efflux transporter outer membrane subunit, giving the protein MTRTILALLGGVALSGCMVGPDHVSPVPKAPAQGGFVGGGTAAFAPAEPPAEYWKLFNAPALDALVAEALKNNTDLRVADANLREARARLRETRNARLPSTEIKASASYGQAAGSTLGLTGAGPRGDSYDAGLDVGYQIDLFGRIGRAIEAGRADMEAVEAAYDLARITVAAETTRAYVDACANGQQLAVARESLRVQEQTFDLTRRLFEGGRGTALDTSRAGALLEQTRADIPTLEAERQAALYRLAVLTGRPPAQFPAEVASCAVAPTLNSAVPVGDGASLLARRPDIRAAERRLHAATARVGVATADLYPSISLGGSIGSTANSPEGLFSSSGFRFGLGPLISWSFPNIGAARARIRQAEAQADAALATFDGTWLRALEETESALKRYAAAADRMTTLERGRAQSAEAARIARLRYQAGAESFQIVLDAERSLAASEALLAQARAAYSDQAVTLFLALGGGWQTAATN; this is encoded by the coding sequence ATGACGCGTACGATCCTCGCACTGCTGGGCGGCGTGGCGCTGAGCGGCTGCATGGTCGGCCCCGACCATGTCTCGCCGGTGCCGAAGGCGCCGGCGCAAGGTGGCTTCGTCGGCGGCGGCACTGCCGCCTTCGCGCCCGCCGAGCCGCCTGCCGAATATTGGAAGCTGTTCAACGCGCCGGCGCTCGACGCGCTGGTCGCCGAGGCTTTGAAGAACAACACCGATCTGCGCGTCGCCGACGCGAATCTGCGCGAGGCGCGGGCCAGGTTGCGCGAAACGCGCAATGCCCGGCTGCCCTCCACGGAGATCAAGGCCAGCGCCAGCTATGGGCAGGCGGCGGGGTCAACGCTGGGTCTGACCGGCGCGGGGCCGCGCGGCGACAGCTACGATGCCGGGCTCGATGTCGGTTACCAGATCGATCTGTTCGGGCGGATCGGTCGCGCGATCGAGGCGGGCCGCGCCGATATGGAGGCGGTCGAGGCGGCGTATGATCTCGCCCGCATCACCGTCGCGGCGGAAACCACCCGCGCCTATGTCGATGCCTGCGCCAATGGCCAGCAGCTCGCGGTCGCGCGCGAAAGCCTGCGCGTCCAGGAGCAGACCTTCGACCTCACCCGCCGCCTGTTCGAAGGCGGACGCGGCACCGCGCTCGACACCAGCCGCGCCGGCGCGTTGCTCGAGCAGACCCGTGCCGACATTCCGACGCTCGAGGCCGAGCGCCAGGCGGCGCTCTATCGCCTCGCGGTGCTGACCGGGCGCCCGCCCGCGCAATTCCCCGCCGAAGTCGCCTCGTGCGCGGTCGCGCCCACGCTCAACAGCGCGGTGCCGGTCGGTGACGGCGCCAGCCTGCTCGCCCGCCGCCCGGACATTCGCGCGGCCGAGCGCCGGCTGCACGCCGCGACCGCGCGCGTCGGCGTCGCCACCGCCGATCTCTATCCGAGCATCAGTCTCGGCGGGTCGATCGGATCGACCGCCAATTCGCCCGAAGGGCTGTTCTCGTCCTCGGGCTTCCGCTTCGGGCTGGGGCCGCTGATCTCGTGGTCCTTCCCCAATATCGGTGCGGCGCGCGCGCGGATCCGCCAGGCCGAGGCGCAGGCCGATGCGGCGCTGGCGACCTTCGACGGCACCTGGCTGCGCGCGCTGGAAGAGACCGAGAGCGCGCTCAAGCGCTATGCCGCCGCCGCCGATCGCATGACGACGCTGGAGCGCGGACGCGCCCAGAGCGCCGAGGCCGCCCGCATCGCCCGGCTGCGCTATCAGGCGGGTGCCGAAAGCTTCCAGATCGTGCTTGATGCCGAACGCTCGCTCGCCGCCTCGGAAGCGCTGCTGGCGCAGGCGCGTGCGGCCTATTCGGATCAGGCGGTGACCTTGTTTCTCGCGCTGGGCGGCGGCTGGCAGACGGCGGCTACGAACTAG
- the dinB gene encoding DNA polymerase IV, translated as MDEAPIRKIIHVDMDAFYASVEQRDDPALKGKPVAVGYPAARGVVAAASYEARAFGVRSALPSVTALRRCPDLIFVKPRFDVYRSVSKQIRAIFEEFTAVIQPLSLDEAYLDVTENLQNIPTAWATAKAIRARILEETGLTASAGISYNKFLAKLASDQRKPNGQFAVTPEMGAAWVEALPVARFHGVGPVTARKMQALGIETGADLRAKSLAFLQQHFGSSAKWYHAIARGEDHRPVNPNQIRKSSGSETTFDRDLTEPAEIEAGVLRMAEDVWAWCEKAQSFGRTATVKITWADFQKSTRSRSHPALIDSHAKLRDASLALIRSVFPVAKGIRLVGVTVSNFETAEAGELPLFE; from the coding sequence ATGGATGAGGCTCCGATCCGCAAGATCATTCATGTCGATATGGACGCCTTTTACGCGTCGGTGGAGCAGCGCGACGACCCGGCGCTCAAGGGCAAGCCGGTCGCGGTCGGCTATCCGGCGGCGCGCGGCGTGGTCGCGGCGGCGAGCTATGAGGCACGGGCGTTCGGAGTGCGCAGCGCCCTGCCCTCGGTCACCGCGCTGCGGCGGTGTCCCGACCTGATCTTCGTCAAGCCGCGCTTCGATGTGTACCGCTCGGTCTCCAAGCAGATCCGCGCGATCTTCGAGGAGTTCACAGCCGTAATCCAGCCGCTGTCGCTCGACGAGGCCTATCTCGACGTGACCGAGAACCTTCAGAACATCCCCACCGCCTGGGCCACCGCCAAGGCGATCCGCGCGCGTATTCTGGAGGAGACCGGGCTGACCGCATCGGCGGGCATCTCGTACAACAAATTCCTCGCCAAGCTCGCCTCCGACCAGCGCAAGCCGAACGGCCAGTTCGCGGTGACGCCCGAGATGGGCGCGGCCTGGGTGGAGGCGCTGCCGGTCGCCCGCTTCCACGGCGTCGGCCCGGTCACCGCGCGCAAGATGCAGGCGCTCGGCATCGAGACCGGGGCGGACCTGCGCGCCAAGTCGCTGGCTTTCCTCCAGCAGCATTTCGGCAGCTCGGCCAAATGGTATCACGCCATCGCCCGCGGCGAGGACCATCGCCCGGTCAATCCCAACCAGATCCGCAAATCCTCGGGATCGGAAACCACGTTCGACCGCGATCTGACCGAGCCGGCGGAGATCGAAGCCGGCGTGCTGCGGATGGCCGAGGACGTGTGGGCATGGTGCGAAAAGGCGCAGTCGTTCGGGCGCACCGCCACCGTGAAAATAACCTGGGCCGACTTTCAGAAATCAACGCGCAGCCGCAGCCATCCGGCACTGATCGACAGCCATGCGAAGCTGCGCGACGCCAGCCTGGCATTGATCCGCTCGGTATTTCCGGTGGCGAAGGGGATCAGGCTGGTGGGGGTGACGGTTTCGAACTTCGAGACCGCGGAGGCGGGAGAGCTGCCGTTGTTCGAATGA
- a CDS encoding ABC-F family ATP-binding cassette domain-containing protein, giving the protein MLNLTDITVRLGGRTIIDAATAKLPPRGRIGLIGRNGAGKTTLVKVVASQLEPDAGTMDMPRGARLGYIAQEAPHGDATPFETVLAADTERSALMAESETSTDPDRLGEVYERLMAIDAYTAPSRAAQILVGLGFDEAMQHQPLDSFSGGWKMRVALASLLFSQPDLLLLDEPSNHLDLEAVLWLEDFLKSYPATILLVSHERDFLNNVVDHILHLDRGKLTLYPGGYDAFERQRAERQAQLASARAKQQAQREHLQAYIAKNSARASTAKQAQSRVKALAKMQPIAELVDDPTLTFDFPNPDELRPPLITLDLASVGYSETPVLKRLNLRIDPDDRVALLGRNGNGKTTLARLLAAQLTPMEGAMNASGKMRVGYFTQYQVEELERSETPLQHMTVLMKGASQSAVRAQLGRFGFSGAKATTEVGKLSGGERARLALALITRDAPHMLILDEPTNHLDVDAREALIQALNDYTGTVVLVSHDRHMLEMTADRLVLVDQGTAKEFDGSLDDYIAFVLSKDGQAPKASKADKKEARRAAAEAREKGTELRKAAKTAESELARLNEQRSAIDRAMFDPSTAEASLARLTMTDLMKRRAELDAGIEAAELVWMQASEALEEIDA; this is encoded by the coding sequence ATGCTCAATCTGACCGATATCACGGTGCGCCTCGGCGGGCGCACGATCATCGACGCTGCCACCGCCAAGTTGCCGCCGCGCGGGCGCATAGGTCTGATCGGCCGTAACGGCGCTGGCAAAACGACGTTGGTCAAGGTCGTAGCCTCGCAGCTTGAGCCTGATGCCGGAACGATGGACATGCCGCGTGGCGCCCGGCTCGGCTATATCGCGCAGGAAGCGCCGCACGGCGACGCGACGCCGTTCGAGACGGTGCTCGCCGCCGACACCGAGCGCTCGGCGCTGATGGCGGAGAGCGAAACCAGCACCGATCCCGATCGGCTTGGCGAAGTCTATGAGCGGCTGATGGCGATCGACGCCTATACCGCGCCGAGCCGCGCCGCGCAGATCCTCGTCGGCCTCGGCTTCGACGAAGCGATGCAGCACCAGCCGCTCGACAGCTTCTCGGGCGGGTGGAAGATGCGGGTGGCGCTGGCGTCGCTGCTGTTCTCTCAGCCCGATCTGCTGCTGCTCGACGAGCCTTCGAACCATCTCGATCTCGAAGCGGTGCTGTGGCTGGAGGACTTCCTGAAATCCTATCCGGCGACGATCCTGCTGGTCAGCCACGAGCGCGACTTCCTCAACAATGTCGTCGATCACATCCTGCATCTCGATCGCGGCAAGCTGACATTGTACCCGGGCGGATACGACGCGTTCGAGCGCCAGCGCGCCGAGCGTCAGGCCCAGCTCGCCTCAGCCCGCGCCAAGCAGCAGGCGCAGCGCGAGCATCTCCAGGCCTATATCGCCAAGAATTCGGCGCGCGCCTCGACCGCGAAGCAGGCCCAGTCGCGGGTCAAGGCACTGGCCAAGATGCAGCCGATCGCCGAACTGGTCGACGATCCGACGCTGACCTTCGACTTTCCCAATCCCGACGAACTGCGCCCGCCGCTGATCACGCTCGATCTGGCCAGTGTCGGTTATAGCGAGACGCCGGTGCTGAAGCGGCTCAACCTGCGCATCGATCCCGACGACCGTGTCGCGCTGCTCGGCCGCAACGGCAACGGCAAGACGACGCTGGCGCGCCTGCTGGCGGCCCAGCTGACGCCGATGGAAGGCGCGATGAATGCTTCGGGCAAGATGCGGGTGGGCTATTTCACCCAGTATCAGGTCGAGGAACTTGAGCGCAGCGAAACGCCGCTCCAGCATATGACCGTGCTGATGAAGGGGGCGAGCCAAAGCGCGGTGCGCGCGCAGCTTGGCCGGTTCGGCTTTTCGGGCGCCAAGGCGACCACCGAGGTCGGCAAGCTGTCGGGCGGCGAGCGCGCGCGGCTGGCGCTGGCGCTGATCACCCGCGACGCGCCGCACATGCTGATCCTCGACGAGCCGACCAACCACCTCGACGTCGATGCCCGCGAAGCGCTGATCCAGGCGCTCAACGACTACACCGGCACCGTCGTGCTGGTCAGCCACGATCGTCATATGCTGGAGATGACCGCCGACCGGCTGGTGCTGGTCGATCAGGGCACTGCCAAGGAATTCGACGGCTCGCTCGACGATTATATCGCCTTCGTGCTGAGCAAGGACGGGCAGGCACCCAAGGCGAGCAAGGCCGACAAGAAGGAAGCACGCCGCGCCGCCGCCGAAGCGCGCGAAAAGGGCACCGAGCTGCGCAAGGCCGCCAAGACCGCCGAGAGCGAATTGGCCAGGCTCAACGAGCAGCGCAGCGCCATCGATCGCGCGATGTTCGATCCCTCGACCGCCGAAGCGTCGCTGGCCAGGCTGACGATGACCGACCTGATGAAGCGCCGGGCCGAGCTCGACGCCGGGATCGAGGCCGCGGAGCTGGTCTGGATGCAGGCCAGCGAAGCGCTGGAAGAGATCGACGCCTGA